A DNA window from Zingiber officinale cultivar Zhangliang chromosome 3A, Zo_v1.1, whole genome shotgun sequence contains the following coding sequences:
- the LOC122051178 gene encoding alanine--tRNA ligase-like, with protein MLNFALREVLGDHVDQKGSIVLPEKLRFDFSHGKPVHPEDLRKIESIVNQQITDELDVYANEVTLPAAKRINGLRAVFGEIYPDPVRVVSIGRKVEDLLQYPDNKEWLSISTELCGGTHISNTREAKAFALLSEERIAKGVRRITAVTTECAFKALELASSISAEISEACKSEGSLLEKKVAALKSKIDAAAIPAALKADLRTKISQLEDGIRKLKKKIAEENVQKAVKAAIDVAKIAASEGKTFCITQVDVGLDTAAVREAVLKVLEQQGLPIMVFSTDETLNKAVVYAGVPNTGPKNGQVVLEWLNEVMKPLKGKGGGGKNGIAQGQGSDASCLSEAMDIAAKFASLKL; from the exons ATGCTTAACTTTGCTCTCAGG GAAGTGCTTGGGGACCATGTTGATCAAAAAGGTTCAATTGTTCTTCCTGAGAAGTTGAGATTTGATTTCTCTCATG GAAAACCTGTGCATCCTGAAGATTTGAGAAAAATTGAGTCAATTGTAAACCAACAGATCACTGATGAATTAGATGTGTATGCAAATGAAGTAACCTTGCCAGCTGCGAAGCGCATAAATGGATTAAGAGCAGTTTTTGGTGAA ATCTATCCTGATCCTGTGAGGGTTGTTTCAATTGGACGTAAGGTGGAAGATCTTCTACAATATCCCGACAATAAAGAATGGTTATCCATATCAACAGAATTATGTGGAG GAACTCATATATCAAACACACGAGAAGCTAAGGCATTTGCCCTTTTATCGGAGGAGAGAATTGCTAAGGGAGTAAGAAGAATAACAGCTGTCACAACTGAATGTGCATTCAAGGCATTAGAGTTGGCTTCCTCTATCTCTGCAGAAATTAGTGAAGCGTGCAAATCAGAAGGAAGCTTACTGGAGAAG AAAGTTGCTGCtctgaaaagtaaaatagatgcaGCTGCCATTCCAGCAGCCTTAAAAGCGGATCTCAGAACCAAGATTTCCCAATTGGAG GATGGTATTAGAAAGTTGAAAAAGAAGATTGCTGAAGAAAATGTTCAGAAAGCAGTTAAAGCAGCAATTGATGTTGCAAAAATCGCTGCTTCTGAAGGAAAAACTTTTTGCATCACTCAAGTGGATGTAGGACTGGATACTGCTGCAGTGCGTGAAGCAGTCTTGAAGGTTTTGGAACAACAG GGGTTACCAATTATGGTATTCAGCACTGATGAGACATTGAACAAAGCTGTGGTGTACGCTGGAGTACCAAACACTGGTCCAAAGAATGGGCAAGTAGTTTTGGAGTGGCTTAATGAAGTTATGAAGCCTCTTAAAGGAAAGGGTGGTGGTGGGAAAAACGGCATTGCCCAGGGCCAA GGGAGTGACGCATCTTGCCTCAGTGAGGCAATGGACATTGCTGCAAAGTTTGCTTCGCTGAAGCTGTAG